The genomic window AAAGGTATTTATGATTATTTTAAAAACGACGAAAGTTTAAAAAATATCCCAGTTATCGGACCATCAAAATTAGGTGCGCAATTGGAAGGAAGTAAAGAATTTGCAAAAGAATTCTTGATGAAACATAATATTCCAACAGCGGCTTATGACAGTTTTACTGCCGAAACAGTTGAAGAAGGATGTAAGTTTCTTGAAACACTACAACCTCCATATGTTTTAAAAGCAGATGGATTAGCAGCTGGAAAAGGTGTTTTGATTATTCAGGATCTTGAAGAAGCAAAAACAGAATTAAGAAACATGTTGGTTCATGCAAAATTTGGAACAGCAAGTGCAAAAGTGGTTATTGAAGAATTCTTGGACGGAATCGAATTGAGCTGTTTCGTTTTAACAGACGGAAAAAGTTATAAAATTCTTCCAACTGCAAAAGATTATAAAAGAATTGGAGAAGGAGATACAGGTTTAAATACAGGCGGAATGGGAGCGGTTTCTCCAGTTCCTTATGTAGATGCAGTTTTGATGGAAAAAATTGAAACTCGTATCGTAAAACCAACAATCGAAGGTTTCCAAAAAGACGGAATTGAATACAAAGGTTTTGTATTTATAGGTCTGATCAATGTAAAAGGAGAACCAATTGTTATTGAATACAATGTGAGAATGGGTGATCCTGAAACTGAAGTTGTGGTTCCGAGATTAAAATCAGATTTAGTAGAATTGTTTTTGTCTGTTGCAGATCAGAAATTAGGCGACTTTAATTTAGAAGTTGATCCAAGAAGTGCAACAACTGTAATGGTTGTTTCTGGCGGATATCCTGAAGATTTTGAAAAAGGAAAAGTAATTTCTGGTTTAGAAAATATTACAGATTCAATTGTTTTTCACGCGGGAACAAAATTAGATGGCGAAAATGTCGTTACTAATGGAGGACGTGTAATTGCTGTAACATCTTACGGAGATAATTTCCAAGAGGCCATAAAAAAATCTTACCAAAACATAGATAAACTAAGCTTTGATAAGATGTATTTTAGAAAAGATATCGGTTTCGATTTAATCTAAAAATAAATACACAAGCCCTTTTTAATTAAAGGGTTTGGTTTTTTATTTTAAAAATGAATGAGCCGTTGTATCTTGGTTTTCTGTTCCAGCGTCATCAAAAATACGTAATTGTTTAATCCAATAAACGATTGCGCATGCACAGATGATCATAAAAATCCAGTTAATAGTGTTTGCACCAAACCATGTAATTAATTCTAAACGACGTAAAAAGTCAAGAGGAGCAAACAAAATGTTAACAAATAGGTATTGAATTCCTTCAAAAAAAGCTGTCATAATTTTAAAAATTATATGTTATTTATTGTTGTGTAATGCCTTGAAGATAAAATTCGGTAAACCAAATCTTTTTTCAACTTGTTAGGTTTTTCCTTTTAAACAAGTATTATCTTTACAATCACAAAAGTATAAAATATCCTTATGATAACAAGTGTTTTTAAAAAATCTACGCCATTAAATTATTCATTGGTTGTAATTTTAATACTGGTTTTCTTTTTTATGTTCCAAATTAAAGACCCATCTTGGGTTACTTCTTATTTTTTGGCTTTTCAAAAAGTGAGTTTGTTGTGCTTTATTTTGGCTTCTTTTTTTATGATTAATTTCATTGTAAAAAAGAATGGACTCAGTAAAGACAATGGTTACGCGATACTTTTTTACTTGTTGTTTATTTTATTTTTTCCGACCATATTTAATAACTCAAATATTATCTATGCCAATTTTTTCATTTTATTGGCACTTCGAAGATTAATTTCACTGCAATCTCTAAAAGCTTCAAAAGAAAAAATATTTGATGCCGCGTTTTGGATTTTTGTAGCTTCTTTATTTCAATTTTGGAGTATTCTCTTCTTAATATTGGTTTACATTTCGATTATTTTTCACGTCTCAAGAGATTATAGAAACTGGGTTTTGCCATTTATTGCACTTTTGGGCGTAACAATTTTATTCTATATGACATCATTAATTCTAAATTTTGATGCCCTAGCTTTTATTCAAGAAAGAGCTGTAATCGATTTTAGAATTGATTATTTTAAGAATAATTACGAAAATGCCGCACTTTCGATATATACAGCAGTAGCCTTGTTTTTTGTTACTTCGATGTTAATGACCCTGTCAAATAGACCTCAAATTGTACATTCTTCGTATAAGAAAGTAGTGGCTTGTTTTTTTATAGCAGTCTTTGTTTTCATCATTTCGCCAAACAAAAGCAACGATTTATTATTGTTTAGTATTGCACCATTAAGTATTATGGCAACGAGCCATGTAGAATATATGCAACAGAAACTTAATAACGAAATTGTTTATTATACACTGATTGTGTGTAGTTTATTTACTTTTTTCTCTCAATTATAATTTGCTTCCGTAAGCAAGATCGCCAGCATCGCCAAGACCAGGAACAATGTAGTTTTTCTCATTTAGTTTTTCGTCTAAAGACGCTACCCATAAATGACAGTTTTCAGGAAGGTTTTCCTCTAGATGTTTGATTCCTTCAGGAGCGGCAATAACAACAACAATATGCATTTCTGTTGGAGTAGCATTCTCGATTAGTTTTTTGTGAACTGCTACAATCGATTGTCCTGTGGCCAGCATAGGATCAAGTAATAAAACCGTTTTATTATTTAAGTCTGAAATAGCTTGATATTCAACCCGAATTTCAAATTCGTCATCATTATTTGGGTGAAATCTACATGCAGAAACAAAGCTGTTTTCTGCATGATCAAAATAATTTAAAAAACCATTATGAAGCGGTAATCCAGCTCGTAGAATAGGGCATAAAACTAAATCTGCATCAATTTCTGTTGTTTTCTTAATTCCAAGAGGTGTTTGAATATCAACATTTTTATATGGCAAAATTTTGCTCAGTTCATAAGCCATAATTTCTCCGATACGCTCAATATTTCTACGAAAACGCATACTGTCATTTTGAACATTTACATTTCTAATTTGTCCTAAGAAATGATTTAAAACGCTATTATTTTCAGAGATATAATGAATTTTCATGATGAAATTGTAATTTATTTAGAGATATAATGATGAAACGAAAAATAATTCCTTTTCTTCGCAGCATAAAAGTATAAAAAGTATCTTTGTATCTATAAAAAAATAAAGACATGTTTTCAAAATTAGCATATTCTGTTTTCGAACAAAGCATTAAAGATTATCACCAGTTTGATAATGTAGATCAGCCAATAAATAATCCATATCCAAAAGATAAATTCGAACATTTGTTATATCTAAAAAATTGGATTGACACAGTTCAATGGCATTTTGAAGATATTATTCGTGATCCGCAGATTGATCCTGTAGCGGCTTTAACTTTAAAAAGAAGAATTGATGCATCAAATCAGGAACGTACTGATATGGTGGAATATATAGATAGTTATTTTTTACAAAAATACAGCAATGTAAAAGTAAAAGACGGAGCAAAAATCAATTCTGAAAGTCCAGCTTGGGCTTTTGACAGATTATCGATTTTGGCTTTAAAAATTTATCACATGCATGAGGAAGCAAATCGTGCAGAAGCTTCTCAGGAACACAGAGATAAATGCCAGGAAAAATTAAATATCCTTTTAGAGCAAAGAACAGACTTATCTACAGCAATTGAAGAATTATTGACAGATATCGAAAACGGAGATAAATTCATGAAAGTGTACAAACAAATGAAAATGTACAACGACGACGATTTGAACCCAGTTTTATATCAAAATAAAAAATAATAATTTGGCAGACTTGTCTAGCAAAATTAAGCATATAGCCGTCATGAGACTATCCGCAATGGGAGATGTCGCCATGACGGTTCCTGTTTTACGCGCTTTTGTAAAACAATATCCAACGGTAAAACTAACCGTGATTTCTCGTCCATTTTTCAAACCCTTTTTTGACGGAATTCCGAATCTGGAATTTTTTGCTTTTGATGAAAAAGAAAGACATAAGGGATTTCTGGGGCTTTTACGCTTGTTTAAAGATGTGAAAAAATTGAAGATTGATGCTTTTGCCGATCTTCATAATGTTTTACGATCTAAAGTTGTGAGTTTGCTTTTCGCTTTAAGCGGAAAAAAAAGAGCAACCGTAGATAAAGGTCGCGAAGGAAAAAAAGAATTAACGCGTGAAGAAAACAAGATTTTCAAACAATTGCCAACGATGTTTGAAAGACATGTAAAAGTATTTTCAGCACTTGGTTTTCCTTTAGATTTATCAAAACCAACATTTCCTGAAAAAGCAGTTTTAAGTTCTGATATTGTACAAATTATCGGAAATGAAAATCAAAAACTTATAGGAATTGCACCTTTTGCTCAATACGATTCTAAAGTTTATCCTTTAGATTTAATGAAAGAGGTAATTACAAAATTGGCTGAAAATCCATCTTGTAAAATTTTACTTTTTGGCGGAGGAAAGAAAGAAATTGAAATTTTGGACTCAATTTCTGAGCCTTTTAAAAATGTAATAAATATGGCTGGAAAAATCAAATTTCAGCAGGAATTACAATTGATCAGCAATCTTGATGTCATGCTTTCTATGGATTCTGGTAATGCGCATATCGCAGCAATGTTGGGTGTAAAAGTCATTACACTTTGGGGTGCGACGCATCCTTATTCAGGATTTTTGCCTTTTAATCAAAGTTTAGAAAATGCACTGACTTCAGACCGAAATCAATATCCAAAATTACCGACTTCTGTTTATGGAAATAAAGTTGTTGAAGGTTATGAGGATGCGATGAGGACAATTTTACCACAACAGGTCGTTGACAAGGTTGTAGAGCAACTTTCATAAAATAAAAAACTTCTCTTTTTATGAGAAGTTTTTTTTTAATCTTTAAGCAATATTTTTGTTTAAAACATATCTTTCATTAGAATCGAGGAAAGAATATCCTATCGTTTTTCTTCTTTTTTTGTTTACTATAATGGAGACAAAGTTATTTTTGTCTTCGGTTGACAATAGAATGTGTTCGAATTTATTGGATGAATCTCTGTAAATTTTATAAATTAAGTCATGATCTTTAATTTTTTTAGATAAGACTTTCGCCGATTTAAGTTTACTTACATAAGGCCAAATATTAAAAATATTCGAATCTGTCTTTTTTATTTCTACCATTTTTTCGGTCAAAGTTGAATTGTATTTTTCTCTTTCGAGCAATTTAGGACCTTTTTTGTTTTTCATTTTTATAATAACTGCCAGAACGCATAGCGAAGCAGTTACAGCCAGCATAATAAATAGATATAAATGAAAGTGGTGAACGTGAGCTGTCATGATATTTAATGTTTAAATGTTTGACAAAATTTGATTTAGCTCTGAAAAATCTCAAACCATTAGATTGAGATTGCCATAATTATACCTCTAATTTAATGAAAAATCGGCAATATTTTGATAAAATTTTGCTTTTATTTCAATCAGAGCCAAATCTTCTCATCGCGGCAGCGACGGTAAATATAGCTTTTTAGATTTGCGATGGTTTCTTGGTAATTGGGTGCGTCATAACCATATCGTTCATGTTCCATTTGCTCTCTTTCAATGGCATCACATCCTTTTATAACTTCTTTGATCATGTCAAGCAAAGCAAGCTCTTTATTGTCAGTTTTTTGAAATTTAAGTTCAACAATATCATCCTGAAGTTCTTCACAGTAATCAACCAGTTTCATAACTTCAGGTTCGTCCAGAAGATATTCTTTGTTTCTAAAAATTTCTCGTACCGATTTCATAAACAATTAATTTTCAATTTTTAAATTCCAATTTAAAGGAATGTAAATGTAGTTTTATCTTTATCAAGGATTTAAACTTTAACAAAAATTAAAAATAAGAATCGGAGAAAAAAAAATTCCAAACCCCAATTGTAAAGTTGGAATTTGGAATTTTTTGATATTGGAATTTTATAGACTAAACGTCGTCGTAATCAACATAAATAGTTTCTGATGTTGGATGCGCTTGACATGTTAAAATTAATCCTTCAGCAATTTCGCCGTCTGTTAAAATAGAATTTTTCGTCATTTCGGCACTTCCTTTTGTAACGCGTCCTAAACAGCTGCTGCAGATTCCGCCTTGGCAAGAATAAGGAGCGTCAACACCTTGTTTTAGAGCTGCATCAAGAATTGTTTGTTTTTTAGACATCTCAAAAGTAGTTTCTTCATCGTCTACCAAAACAGTAATTTTTGTGTGTCCTTCTTGAGAACCTTGGATTGCATGTTCTTCAGAAGAAGAAGTAAACAACTCAAATTTGATAGCAGATTCTTTTACATTTTTCTCTTTCAAAACATTAGAAACAGTGTTAATCATGTCTTCTGGTCCGCAAAGGAAAAACTTATCAAATTGAAGTTCTTTGTGTTTGTTGTTTAAAACAAAATTCACAGCAGATTTTTCAATTCTTCCAAATAAAGCATTTTCGGCTTTTGCTTGGCTGTACACATTATGCACAAAAAATCTGCCCACATATTGTAATTGTAAATCGTGAAGTTCTTGGTGAAAGATTGTACTTTCAGGAGTTTTGTTCCCGTAAACCAATACAAATGAACTCTTTGGCTCATTTTTTAAAACTGACTTTATAATAGAAAGAACTGGAGTAATTCCGCTTCCTGCAGCAAATGCAGCATAGTTTTTTTGTCTTTCAGCATCTGGTTCAAAAGTAAATTTACCTTCTGGATGACCTACTTCAAGAACATCTCCAGCTTTTAATGTAGTATTGGCAAACTGAGAAAAAAGACCATTTTTTACTGCTTTTACAGCAATTCTTAATTCGCCGCTGTCTGGTGCAGAGCAAATAGAATAAGCACGTCTAATTTCTTGGTTATCAAGAGTTAGTTTTAAATTTATATATTGACCTGCTATAAAATTATAGTCAGATTTTAGTTCTTCGGGAACATTAAAAAGGATAGAAACAGCATCTGCAGTTTCGCGTTTAACCTCTTTAATTATAAGTTTTAAGAATGAAGGCATGATAGAATTTTTATGCAAAAGTAGCAAACCACTATTAAAATTTTAGCACGAAATTATTTTTTTTAACTTTTTTTGTAACGTTTTCCTACATTTGGTCTCTTACTACAAAAATATTAAAACCAAAAACCATGATTAAGAAGTTTATTTACCTCGAATGGAAGGCTTTTATTAGGTCGGCATCCTTCGGTAAAAACCTGGCAATGAAAATTATAATAGGTTTTCTGATGATCTATTTTTCACTAATTTTTATTGGTATGGGCGTTGGAGCATTTTATGTTCTAAAGGATATGAAATTGGAACCATTAGTAACGGTTAACAAATTTCTTTTTTACTATTTCCTTTTAGATTTAATAATTCGATTGTTATTACAGTCAATTCCTGTTTTGAATATTAAACCTTTATTGGTTCTCCCTTTTCAGAAACCAACAATTGTTCATTTTTCTTTGGGCAAAACGGCTTTGTCTTTTTTTAACTGGGTACATGCTTTATTTTTTATTCCATTTTCAGTTGTGTTAATTTTGAATGGATATGATGTTGTCGAAATTATTTTTTGGCATTTAGGAATAATGGCGATGATATACATCAATAATTTCCTGAATATTATCTTGAGTAATATTGACAAATTGTTTGCTGTATTTGTAGTATTGATAGTAGTTTTAGGAGGTGCACAATATTATAAATTATTTGATATCACTATATTTACAACTCCATTTTTTCAAAATTTCTACGATACTGATGGAGTGTTCTTAGTTCCGATTTTAATACTAATAGGACTTTATATTTTTACTTTTAAATATTTCGAAAAGAATTTATACCTAGACACAGGTCTTTCTGTAAAACACGATGTGGCATCAACAGAAAATCTGGCTTGGCTGAATCAATTT from Flavobacterium sp. KACC 22763 includes these protein-coding regions:
- a CDS encoding DUF6427 family protein; the encoded protein is MITSVFKKSTPLNYSLVVILILVFFFMFQIKDPSWVTSYFLAFQKVSLLCFILASFFMINFIVKKNGLSKDNGYAILFYLLFILFFPTIFNNSNIIYANFFILLALRRLISLQSLKASKEKIFDAAFWIFVASLFQFWSILFLILVYISIIFHVSRDYRNWVLPFIALLGVTILFYMTSLILNFDALAFIQERAVIDFRIDYFKNNYENAALSIYTAVALFFVTSMLMTLSNRPQIVHSSYKKVVACFFIAVFVFIISPNKSNDLLLFSIAPLSIMATSHVEYMQQKLNNEIVYYTLIVCSLFTFFSQL
- the purD gene encoding phosphoribosylamine--glycine ligase, with protein sequence MTILLLGSGGREHAFAWKMTQSPLCEKLFVVPGNAGTAAIAENVAISATDFEAVKALVLKENISLVVVGPEDPLVKGIYDYFKNDESLKNIPVIGPSKLGAQLEGSKEFAKEFLMKHNIPTAAYDSFTAETVEEGCKFLETLQPPYVLKADGLAAGKGVLIIQDLEEAKTELRNMLVHAKFGTASAKVVIEEFLDGIELSCFVLTDGKSYKILPTAKDYKRIGEGDTGLNTGGMGAVSPVPYVDAVLMEKIETRIVKPTIEGFQKDGIEYKGFVFIGLINVKGEPIVIEYNVRMGDPETEVVVPRLKSDLVELFLSVADQKLGDFNLEVDPRSATTVMVVSGGYPEDFEKGKVISGLENITDSIVFHAGTKLDGENVVTNGGRVIAVTSYGDNFQEAIKKSYQNIDKLSFDKMYFRKDIGFDLI
- the upp gene encoding uracil phosphoribosyltransferase, encoding MKIHYISENNSVLNHFLGQIRNVNVQNDSMRFRRNIERIGEIMAYELSKILPYKNVDIQTPLGIKKTTEIDADLVLCPILRAGLPLHNGFLNYFDHAENSFVSACRFHPNNDDEFEIRVEYQAISDLNNKTVLLLDPMLATGQSIVAVHKKLIENATPTEMHIVVVIAAPEGIKHLEENLPENCHLWVASLDEKLNEKNYIVPGLGDAGDLAYGSKL
- a CDS encoding 2Fe-2S iron-sulfur cluster-binding protein, translating into MPSFLKLIIKEVKRETADAVSILFNVPEELKSDYNFIAGQYINLKLTLDNQEIRRAYSICSAPDSGELRIAVKAVKNGLFSQFANTTLKAGDVLEVGHPEGKFTFEPDAERQKNYAAFAAGSGITPVLSIIKSVLKNEPKSSFVLVYGNKTPESTIFHQELHDLQLQYVGRFFVHNVYSQAKAENALFGRIEKSAVNFVLNNKHKELQFDKFFLCGPEDMINTVSNVLKEKNVKESAIKFELFTSSSEEHAIQGSQEGHTKITVLVDDEETTFEMSKKQTILDAALKQGVDAPYSCQGGICSSCLGRVTKGSAEMTKNSILTDGEIAEGLILTCQAHPTSETIYVDYDDV
- a CDS encoding DUF6341 family protein, which produces MTAFFEGIQYLFVNILFAPLDFLRRLELITWFGANTINWIFMIICACAIVYWIKQLRIFDDAGTENQDTTAHSFLK
- a CDS encoding DUF4254 domain-containing protein, coding for MFSKLAYSVFEQSIKDYHQFDNVDQPINNPYPKDKFEHLLYLKNWIDTVQWHFEDIIRDPQIDPVAALTLKRRIDASNQERTDMVEYIDSYFLQKYSNVKVKDGAKINSESPAWAFDRLSILALKIYHMHEEANRAEASQEHRDKCQEKLNILLEQRTDLSTAIEELLTDIENGDKFMKVYKQMKMYNDDDLNPVLYQNKK
- a CDS encoding glycosyltransferase family 9 protein yields the protein MRLSAMGDVAMTVPVLRAFVKQYPTVKLTVISRPFFKPFFDGIPNLEFFAFDEKERHKGFLGLLRLFKDVKKLKIDAFADLHNVLRSKVVSLLFALSGKKRATVDKGREGKKELTREENKIFKQLPTMFERHVKVFSALGFPLDLSKPTFPEKAVLSSDIVQIIGNENQKLIGIAPFAQYDSKVYPLDLMKEVITKLAENPSCKILLFGGGKKEIEILDSISEPFKNVINMAGKIKFQQELQLISNLDVMLSMDSGNAHIAAMLGVKVITLWGATHPYSGFLPFNQSLENALTSDRNQYPKLPTSVYGNKVVEGYEDAMRTILPQQVVDKVVEQLS
- a CDS encoding DUF5687 family protein, yielding MIKKFIYLEWKAFIRSASFGKNLAMKIIIGFLMIYFSLIFIGMGVGAFYVLKDMKLEPLVTVNKFLFYYFLLDLIIRLLLQSIPVLNIKPLLVLPFQKPTIVHFSLGKTALSFFNWVHALFFIPFSVVLILNGYDVVEIIFWHLGIMAMIYINNFLNIILSNIDKLFAVFVVLIVVLGGAQYYKLFDITIFTTPFFQNFYDTDGVFLVPILILIGLYIFTFKYFEKNLYLDTGLSVKHDVASTENLAWLNQFGTLGTFLKNDIKLIKRNKRSKTTIVMSVIFLFYGLIFFGNTHQPPAMQIFAGIFVSGGFLFVFGQFVPSWDSSYYQLMMTQNIPYRGYITAKWWLIVIATFISTILASFYLLYGWEVYLTIVVGAIYNIGVNSHLVLLGGAFTKTPIDLSNAGGAFGDKKAFNVNSMLLSLPKIFLPLVLYWIGLRFADKTVALSLVAGAGILGFIFKEKVFSLIERRYKIEKYSTISAYKQKG